In a genomic window of Gossypium arboreum isolate Shixiya-1 chromosome 9, ASM2569848v2, whole genome shotgun sequence:
- the LOC108457493 gene encoding transcriptional adapter ADA2b, with translation MGRSRGNFHSADEDPTQRSRRKKNASAGENLESSSSGQGTSEGKGALYHCNYCNKDITGKIRIKCSICPDFDLCIECFSVGAEVTPHKSSHLYRVMDNLSFPLICPDWNADDEILLLEGIEMYGLGNWAEVAEHVGTKSKEKCIDHYTNVYMKSPFFPLPDMSHVVGKNRKELLAMAKGHTEDKKGTMLGELSVKEESPFSPSRVKVEGSNCGRIMSGLNADVESGARSSSNSTASATVVKVSNMNQVKDGNVKMEDHQIDRNFGGKKPNSSGNEGPSLVELSGYNAKRQEFDPEYDNDAEQLLAEMEFKDTDTEEERELKLRVLRIYSKRLDERKRRKDFILERNLLYPNPIEKDLSPEERALCRRYDVFMRFHSKEEHDELLQTVIAEHRTLRRIEELKEARAAGCRTSAEADRYLEQKRKREAEESSHRAKDGVQGGPGGQAAPNSFMASESVGKDSNSRPTAQASSSYAKDLDIMGFAETQLLSETEKRLCSEIRLPPPLYLRMLQIISEEIFNGNVSKKADAHRLFKIEPSKIDRVYDMLVKKGIAAP, from the exons ATGGGTCGTTCTCGCGGGAATTTTCATTCTGCTGATGAGGATCCTACCCAGAG ATCAAGGAGAAAAAAGAATGCCTCTGCTGGAGAAAATTTAGAATCTTCTTCTTCAG GTCAAGGAACAAGTGAAGGGAAAGGAGCTTTATACCACTGCAATTATTGCAACAAGGACATCACAGGAAAAATCCGTATCAAATGTTCTATTTGTCCTGATTTCGACCTATGTATAGAGTGCTTTTCTGTTGGAGCTGAGGTTACACCTCATAAAAGCAGCCATCTTTACAGGGTCATG GACAACTTATCTTTTCCCCTTATCTGTCCTGACTGGAATGCAGATGATGAAATTTTGCTTCTAGAG GGAATTGAAATGTATGGCCTCGGAAACTGGGCAGAAGTAGCTGAGCATGTGGGCACAAAGAGTAAGGAGAAGTGCATTGACCACTATACTAATGTTTATATGAAGTCCCCGTTCTTCCCTCTTCCG GATATGTCTCACGTTGTTGGAAAAAATAGAAAAGAGCTTCTTGCAATGGCTAAAGGGCATACTGAGGACAAGAAAG GAACTATGCTTGGGGAGCTTTCAGTGAAAGAAGAATCCCCTTTTTCACCTTCAAGAGTCAA AGTTGAAGGCAGTAATTGTGGCCGAATAATGTCTGGCTTAAATGCGG ATGTAGAGTCTGGGGCGCGTTCTAGCAGTAACAGCACAGCATCGGCAACTGTTGTGAAAGTATCGAACATGAACCAGGTTAAAGATGGCAATGTCAAAATGGAAG ATCATCAAATTGACAGAAATTTTGGGGGAAAGAAGCCAAATTCTTCGGGAAATGAAGGTCCGTCTTTAGTTGAGTTGAGTGGTTATAATGCCAAAAGGCAGGAGTTCGATCCAGAGTACGACAATGATGCCGAGCAGTTACTAGCTGAAATGGAATTTAAAGACACTGATACTGAGGAAGAGCGTGAGCTTAAGCTGCGAGTGTTACGTATCTATTCAAAGAG GTTGGATGAGAGGAAGCGTAGAAAGGATTTCATACTAGAAAGAAATTTGTTATATCCTAATCCTATAGAGAAAGACTTATCTCCCGAGGAGAGAGCACTTTGCCGACGTTATGATGTCTTCATGCGTTTTCATTCAAAGGAAGAACATGACGAACTGCTTCAGACGGTTATTGCCGAGCACCGGACTTTAAGAAGGATCGAAGAACTCAAG GAAGCCCGAGCAGCTGGTTGTCGAACATCAGCTGAAGCAGATCGATATCTTGAACAAAAAAGGAAAAGGGAAGCTGAAGAGAGTTCTCACCGAGCAAAAGATGGAGTCCAGGGTGGTCCAGGTGGCCAGGCTGCCCCAAATTCATTCATGGCTTCTGAGTCTGTCGGCAAGGACTCAAATTCAAGACCAACAGCACAGGCTTCTTCAAGCTATGCTAAAGATTTGGACATAATGGGTTTCGCCGAAACCCAGTTACTCTCTGAAACT GAGAAGCGGCTGTGCAGTGAGATTCGGTTACCTCCACCACTTTATCTAAGGATGCTACAGATCATTTCAGAAGAGATCTTCAATGGAAATGTTAGTAAGAAAGCAGATGCTCATCGCTTGTTCAAGATTGAACCAAGCAAGATCGATAGAGTCTACGATATGCTGGTGAAGAAGGGGATTGCTGCGCCATGA